A region of the Sardina pilchardus chromosome 3, fSarPil1.1, whole genome shotgun sequence genome:
CGACGAGCAGAGCAAGTTCGTGTGCAACTCGGGCCAGCCGGGCTGTGAGAATGTCTGCTACGACGCCTTTGCACCCCTCTCGCACGTGCGCTTCTGGGTCTTCCAGATCATCCTGTCCGCCATGCCTTCGCTCATGTACATGGGCTACGCCGCCAACAAGATCGCCAAGATGGAGGACATACGGGGCGGAGGGTCCGGAGTGTCAGGGGGCACCGGGACGAGCACCGGGGGCGGCGGCGGCTACACGCACCGCCGGCCCAGGAAGATGTACTTCGGGGCGCGCAACACCCGGAGCGGGATGGAGGAAggcgaggaggagcaggaggacgaCCCGATGATCTACGAGGTGCCCGAGCCGGAGCCGCCGCGGCGAGACCTCATGCCGCCGCGGCCCAAGCCCAAGACGCGGCACGACGGGCGGCGGCGCATCCGCGACGACGGCCTCATGCGCATCTACGTGCTGCAGCTGGTGACGCGCACGGCGCTGGAGGCCGGCTTCCTGGCGGGCCAGTACCTGCTGTACGGCTTCCGCGTGGCGCCGGTGTTCGTGTGCTCGGGCAAGCCGTGCCCGCACAACGTGGACTGCTTCGTGTCGCGGCCCACGGAGAAGACCATCTTCCTGCGCATCATGTACGGCGTCACGTGCCTCTGCCTCACGCTCAACATCTGGGAGATGCTGCACCTGGGCGTCGGCACCATCACGGACATCATCCGTCGCCGGAGGGCCGCGCCGCCCGACGACGAGTACCAGCTGGGGCTGCTGGCGACGGCCGGCGTGTCCGTTGGCGTCGGGGGCGCCGGCGGGCCGCTCAGCGAGGGCGAGGGCGCCGGCGGCGTCGGGGGAGCGGGCGGCGCCGACTACGTGGGCTACCCGTTCTCCTGGAACACGCCGTCGGCGCCGCCGGGCTACAACATCGTGGTCAAGCCCGAGGCCATGCCCTACACGGACCTGAGCAACGCCAAGATGGCCTGCAAGCAGAACCGCGAGAACATCgcgcaggagcagcagcagtacgGCTCCAACGAGGACAACTTCCCCACGGGCGCCGAGCCGCGCGCGCCGCCCCTCAACAACAAGGACGTCATCATCCAGCAGGCGCACGACCAGCTGGAGGCCGCCATCCAGGCCTACAGCCAGCACCACGGCGGCCACCAGCAGGACGACAACACCACGCACcgcggcggaggcggcggcggcggcggcggcgccgacGAGGACGACAAGCCGCAG
Encoded here:
- the gjc1 gene encoding gap junction gamma-1 protein, giving the protein MSWSFLTRLLEEIQNHSTFVGKLWLTVLIVFRIVLTAVGGESIYYDEQSKFVCNSGQPGCENVCYDAFAPLSHVRFWVFQIILSAMPSLMYMGYAANKIAKMEDIRGGGSGVSGGTGTSTGGGGGYTHRRPRKMYFGARNTRSGMEEGEEEQEDDPMIYEVPEPEPPRRDLMPPRPKPKTRHDGRRRIRDDGLMRIYVLQLVTRTALEAGFLAGQYLLYGFRVAPVFVCSGKPCPHNVDCFVSRPTEKTIFLRIMYGVTCLCLTLNIWEMLHLGVGTITDIIRRRRAAPPDDEYQLGLLATAGVSVGVGGAGGPLSEGEGAGGVGGAGGADYVGYPFSWNTPSAPPGYNIVVKPEAMPYTDLSNAKMACKQNRENIAQEQQQYGSNEDNFPTGAEPRAPPLNNKDVIIQQAHDQLEAAIQAYSQHHGGHQQDDNTTHRGGGGGGGGGADEDDKPQSNITPAQRERRHHHRAKSGRGGGSAGSGGGSSSNSSSKSGEGKPSVWI